The Bacteroidetes bacterium GWF2_43_63 genome contains a region encoding:
- a CDS encoding NAD(P)-dependent oxidoreductase, whose product MNKIILVSGATSGIGESCVKKFAASGNRVILCGRRSERLSQLKDSLVSQYGDNFLTLSFDIRVKDDVVNAIDSLPVEWKAIDVLVNNAGLARGLSSLQEGNIDHWEQMIDTNVKGLLYLTRAVVGQMIERKSGHVINLGSIAGRQSYANGNVYCATKAAVDSLTKSMRIDFLPHNVKVSQVAPGAVETEFSLVRFEGDQQRAADVYKGFTPLTPDDVAEAVHYIASLPPHVNVNDILLMPAAQACAGVIHKE is encoded by the coding sequence ATGAATAAAATAATTCTCGTTTCCGGCGCCACCAGCGGTATTGGTGAGTCATGTGTGAAGAAATTTGCAGCCAGTGGCAACAGGGTAATCCTCTGTGGACGTCGCTCTGAGCGCCTCTCGCAGTTGAAAGACAGTCTGGTTTCACAGTACGGTGATAATTTTCTCACGCTGTCGTTTGATATAAGAGTTAAAGATGATGTTGTCAATGCCATTGATTCACTCCCTGTCGAATGGAAAGCAATCGATGTTCTGGTAAATAATGCAGGCCTTGCACGAGGATTAAGTTCGTTGCAGGAAGGCAACATTGATCACTGGGAACAGATGATTGATACAAACGTGAAAGGATTGCTTTATTTGACCCGTGCGGTTGTCGGACAGATGATTGAACGTAAAAGCGGTCATGTCATTAACCTCGGCTCCATTGCAGGGCGCCAGTCATACGCAAATGGAAATGTTTATTGTGCAACAAAAGCTGCGGTTGATTCGCTTACAAAAAGTATGCGCATCGATTTTCTTCCACACAACGTAAAAGTTTCGCAAGTGGCTCCGGGCGCAGTGGAAACTGAGTTCAGTCTGGTTCGCTTCGAGGGCGATCAGCAACGAGCCGCTGATGTTTACAAAGGGTTTACACCTTTAACGCCAGATGATGTTGCCGAAGCAGTTCATTATATTGCATCTTTACCACCCCATGTAAATGTGAACGATATTTTGCTTATGCCAGCCGCCCAGGCTTGTGCTGGTGTTATCCACAAGGAATAA
- a CDS encoding 3-oxoacyl-ACP synthase, whose amino-acid sequence MSKIRAAITGIAGAVPDYILTNEELSRMVDTTDEWIMTRIGIKERHILKEPGKGSSELGAAAVKKLLEKTNTKPEEIELVVCATVTPDHQFPATASIISDKVGIKNAFHFDLNAGCSGFLFGLATVTAYIESGRVKKAILIGAEKMSSIVDYTDRATCPIFGDGSGAALIEATEEDFGVMDMKLESDGVGRIHLYQKAGGSAWPSSAETVANREHFIYQEGQPVFKWAVSKMADTAVEVMERNGLTSETLQWLVPHQANLRIIEATGNRMNLPKEKVMVNIHKYGNTTAATLPLCLLDYEDQLKKGDNLILATFGAGFTWGAIYVKWAYDGKK is encoded by the coding sequence ATGAGTAAAATAAGAGCAGCTATCACCGGGATAGCCGGTGCTGTGCCTGATTATATCCTGACAAACGAAGAGCTTAGCCGCATGGTTGACACTACGGATGAATGGATTATGACCCGGATTGGAATTAAAGAACGTCATATTCTTAAAGAACCAGGCAAGGGCTCGAGTGAACTCGGAGCTGCTGCAGTTAAAAAACTGCTCGAAAAAACCAATACTAAACCTGAAGAAATCGAATTGGTAGTGTGTGCCACTGTCACACCTGACCATCAATTCCCTGCTACAGCAAGCATTATTAGCGACAAAGTGGGCATTAAAAATGCTTTTCACTTTGATCTTAATGCCGGATGCAGCGGATTTCTTTTTGGGCTGGCCACAGTTACCGCTTACATTGAATCAGGCCGGGTAAAAAAAGCCATTCTGATCGGTGCTGAAAAAATGTCATCTATTGTAGATTATACCGATCGTGCCACTTGCCCCATCTTTGGTGATGGTAGCGGTGCCGCCCTCATTGAAGCTACTGAAGAAGATTTCGGCGTCATGGATATGAAGCTCGAAAGTGATGGCGTTGGCCGAATTCATTTGTATCAGAAAGCGGGTGGAAGTGCCTGGCCTTCTTCTGCTGAAACGGTTGCAAACCGCGAGCATTTTATTTATCAGGAAGGACAACCTGTTTTTAAATGGGCTGTTTCTAAAATGGCCGATACCGCAGTTGAAGTTATGGAGCGCAACGGTCTCACTTCAGAAACCCTGCAATGGCTCGTACCACATCAGGCAAATCTCCGCATTATTGAGGCAACGGGTAACCGCATGAATCTCCCGAAAGAAAAAGTGATGGTGAATATTCACAAATACGGGAATACCACTGCCGCTACACTGCCGCTTTGCCTTCTCGATTATGAAGATCAGCTGAAAAAGGGTGACAACCTCATCCTGGCTACATTCGGAGCCGGATTCACATGGGGAGCCATTTATGTTAAATGGGCTTACGACGGAAAAAAATAA
- a CDS encoding 4Fe-4S ferredoxin, with amino-acid sequence MAYVISEDCTACGTCIDECPVEAISAGNIYKIDPDICTDCGSCADVCPVEAIHPE; translated from the coding sequence ATGGCTTACGTTATTTCAGAAGATTGTACTGCATGCGGTACCTGCATCGATGAATGTCCAGTTGAAGCAATCAGCGCCGGAAATATTTATAAAATAGACCCGGATATCTGCACCGACTGCGGTTCATGTGCTGATGTTTGCCCGGTTGAAGCTATTCACCCGGAGTAA
- a CDS encoding phosphoribosylformylglycinamidine synthase, producing MLTFFKQESEGLIFVVQSRSKLGDKDVEKFRWLFGSCSEITTEGIKGKFIGPRREMVTPWSTNAVEITVNMGLAGIERIEMFRPKSGKMDPMLEMEYSGLTPEMFNQERQPEPIKFIDHIEEYNEQQGLALNFEEVRFLKYISKKIGRKLTDSEIFGFSQVNSEHCRHKIFNGQFIIDGREMEMSLFQWIKLTTKEHPNDVISAYKDNVAFIDGPEIELFCPQHDDVPSEFTTRKVESVISLKAETHNFPTTVEPFFGASTGSGGEIRDRMAGGKGCMPLVGTAVYMTSKPQLEETVADADGKIPERRKFLYQTPEEILIKASNGASDFGNKFGQPLIVGSLFTFEHYEGKTLTAFDKVIMMAGGVGYGVKSQAIKGKPAPGNLIVLMGGDNYRIGMGGGAVSSVETGKYTNSIELNAVQRANPEMQKRVYNVVRALAESSDNPIVSIHDHGAGGHLNCLSELVEDTGGTIFLDKLPKGDPTLSDLEIIGNESQERMGMVVREKSLPLIEKIAARERAPLYVVGEVKGNHKLTFEGEDGRKPFNLKLQYLLGCTPKTVIEDRHIEQEYNEPTYELRDFNIFLNNVLSTEAVACKDWLTNKVDRSVTGKVALQQCCGEVQLPLNNLGIAALDYSSKFGIASSIGHAPVAGLIDAGAGARLSVAESLTNIVWTPLKNGLHGVSLSANWMWPCKNPGEDARLYDAVSALSNFCIALGINVPTGKDSLSMTQKYPDGSMVKSPGTVIVSATAQSTDFTKTVKPVLTTEIDSTLIYIDFTKGPFALGGSIFYQTMNAVGQNAPDVPDPEYFSNTFNAIQTLILKNKILSGHDISAGGMITSLLEMCFANPHVGLDINISTIKETDISAILFSEKPGVLIQVKDTKFVVDFLYSKNVSFFPIGRVISERVLKIIKNVQYEYFDIDKLRDVWFRKSYLFDRLQTKPGMAENRFKNYHKQPLKYEFPPFFNGSLPEVKKRNVKAAIIREKGVNGDREMAYSLYMAGMSVRDVHMTDLIEGREDLHDISMLVFVGGFSNSDVLGSAKGWAAGFLYNPKAKKALDDFYARPDTLSLGICNGCQLMVELGIFNEKKKNTIKPEMHWNNSHKFESGFVGVHVLPNESVMLKAFSDSNLGVWIAHGEGRFSLSGNESDYIIPMKYLYEEYPANPNGSDFNAAALCTSNGRHLAMMPHIERSVFPWQWAYYKPGANTDVVSPWAHAFVAAHDWIEANSK from the coding sequence ATGTTAACATTTTTTAAGCAGGAAAGCGAAGGGCTCATTTTTGTAGTGCAGAGCCGCAGTAAGTTGGGGGACAAAGATGTGGAAAAATTCAGGTGGCTGTTTGGTAGCTGCTCTGAAATAACTACGGAAGGAATTAAAGGTAAATTTATTGGACCACGCCGCGAAATGGTAACTCCATGGAGCACCAATGCCGTTGAAATTACAGTCAACATGGGACTGGCAGGCATTGAGCGCATCGAGATGTTCCGTCCCAAATCCGGCAAGATGGACCCCATGCTGGAAATGGAATACAGTGGTCTGACTCCGGAAATGTTCAATCAGGAGCGTCAGCCGGAACCGATAAAATTTATTGACCACATCGAAGAGTATAATGAACAGCAAGGTCTGGCCTTGAATTTCGAAGAAGTCCGGTTTTTAAAATACATTAGTAAGAAAATTGGCCGGAAGCTCACTGACAGCGAAATTTTTGGGTTCTCTCAAGTGAATTCCGAGCATTGCCGTCACAAAATTTTCAACGGACAGTTTATTATTGACGGCAGAGAAATGGAAATGTCGCTGTTTCAATGGATAAAGTTGACCACCAAGGAGCATCCGAACGATGTGATTTCGGCATACAAAGACAATGTGGCATTTATCGACGGGCCGGAAATTGAACTTTTTTGCCCGCAGCACGATGATGTTCCTTCCGAATTTACAACGCGCAAAGTAGAATCTGTTATTTCGCTTAAAGCAGAAACACATAACTTTCCAACCACCGTAGAACCATTCTTTGGCGCCTCGACCGGAAGCGGTGGTGAAATCCGCGATCGTATGGCAGGGGGAAAAGGCTGTATGCCACTGGTTGGCACCGCAGTCTATATGACTTCGAAGCCTCAACTCGAGGAGACCGTTGCCGATGCTGATGGAAAAATTCCGGAGCGTCGCAAATTTTTATATCAGACACCTGAAGAAATTTTAATAAAGGCATCCAATGGCGCTTCCGATTTCGGAAACAAATTTGGCCAGCCGCTGATTGTTGGTAGTCTTTTTACTTTCGAACATTACGAAGGCAAGACACTTACCGCTTTTGACAAGGTTATTATGATGGCTGGCGGGGTTGGTTACGGAGTAAAATCACAGGCCATCAAAGGAAAACCGGCACCAGGAAATCTCATCGTTTTGATGGGTGGCGATAACTACCGCATTGGCATGGGTGGTGGTGCTGTGTCATCGGTCGAAACCGGAAAATACACGAATTCGATTGAACTAAACGCTGTTCAGCGGGCCAATCCCGAGATGCAGAAACGTGTTTACAACGTTGTGCGTGCTTTGGCTGAATCGAGCGACAATCCAATTGTCTCCATTCATGATCATGGTGCTGGTGGACATCTCAATTGTTTAAGCGAACTTGTCGAAGATACCGGCGGCACAATTTTTCTCGATAAACTTCCAAAAGGTGACCCGACCCTGTCAGATCTTGAAATTATCGGCAACGAGTCGCAGGAACGCATGGGAATGGTTGTGCGTGAAAAATCGCTTCCGCTGATCGAAAAAATCGCTGCACGTGAGCGCGCACCATTGTATGTTGTCGGCGAGGTGAAAGGCAATCACAAACTCACTTTTGAAGGCGAAGACGGTCGCAAGCCTTTCAATCTGAAACTCCAATATTTACTTGGCTGCACACCAAAGACGGTGATCGAAGATCGACATATTGAACAGGAATATAATGAGCCAACTTATGAGTTGCGCGATTTCAATATTTTTCTGAATAATGTATTAAGCACTGAAGCCGTAGCTTGCAAGGATTGGCTGACCAACAAAGTTGATCGCTCCGTAACCGGCAAAGTCGCACTGCAGCAGTGTTGTGGCGAAGTTCAATTGCCACTCAACAATCTTGGAATTGCAGCTTTGGACTACAGTAGCAAATTTGGGATTGCATCTTCTATTGGTCACGCACCAGTGGCTGGGTTGATCGATGCCGGTGCAGGTGCCCGGCTGAGTGTTGCCGAATCTCTTACCAATATTGTCTGGACACCGTTAAAAAATGGGTTGCATGGCGTTTCGCTCAGTGCAAATTGGATGTGGCCTTGTAAAAATCCGGGCGAAGATGCACGGCTTTATGATGCCGTCAGTGCATTGAGCAACTTCTGTATCGCCCTTGGAATCAATGTTCCGACAGGAAAAGATTCTTTGTCAATGACGCAGAAATACCCAGATGGTTCCATGGTAAAATCTCCCGGAACCGTTATTGTGTCGGCAACTGCGCAGAGTACTGATTTCACAAAAACGGTGAAACCGGTGTTGACAACAGAGATTGATTCAACATTAATTTATATCGATTTCACCAAAGGCCCGTTTGCTCTGGGTGGCAGTATCTTTTATCAGACAATGAATGCGGTTGGGCAGAACGCTCCTGATGTGCCCGATCCCGAATATTTTTCAAATACTTTCAATGCAATTCAGACATTGATTTTGAAAAATAAAATTCTTTCAGGCCACGATATCAGCGCCGGAGGAATGATTACTTCATTGCTCGAAATGTGCTTTGCAAACCCGCATGTGGGGCTCGATATCAACATTAGCACCATTAAAGAAACTGATATTTCAGCCATTCTGTTTTCTGAAAAACCGGGTGTATTGATTCAGGTAAAAGACACAAAATTTGTTGTCGATTTTCTTTACAGTAAAAATGTTTCATTCTTCCCGATTGGCCGTGTGATCAGCGAGCGAGTACTAAAAATCATCAAGAATGTTCAGTACGAATATTTCGATATTGACAAATTGCGTGATGTTTGGTTTAGGAAATCATACCTGTTTGATCGTTTACAAACAAAGCCAGGTATGGCTGAGAACCGATTTAAAAACTATCATAAGCAGCCGCTGAAATATGAGTTTCCTCCATTCTTCAATGGCAGTTTGCCTGAAGTGAAGAAAAGAAATGTAAAGGCCGCCATAATTCGTGAGAAAGGCGTGAATGGTGATCGCGAGATGGCTTACAGCCTGTATATGGCTGGCATGAGCGTGCGCGACGTGCATATGACCGATTTGATTGAAGGACGCGAAGATCTGCATGATATAAGCATGCTGGTTTTTGTTGGTGGATTCAGCAATTCCGATGTACTTGGATCTGCCAAAGGCTGGGCTGCTGGATTTTTATATAATCCTAAAGCGAAAAAAGCGCTTGACGATTTTTATGCAAGACCCGATACATTGAGCCTGGGCATTTGCAATGGCTGTCAGCTAATGGTTGAACTCGGTATTTTTAATGAGAAGAAAAAAAATACTATAAAACCTGAAATGCATTGGAATAATTCTCACAAGTTCGAATCCGGATTTGTTGGGGTGCACGTTCTCCCAAATGAGAGTGTGATGCTTAAAGCTTTTTCTGATTCGAATCTGGGCGTCTGGATTGCGCATGGAGAAGGCCGTTTCAGCCTTTCAGGAAACGAGAGCGATTACATCATCCCAATGAAGTATTTGTATGAGGAATATCCTGCCAATCCGAACGGATCCGACTTCAATGCTGCGGCCTTGTGTACATCAAATGGGCGCCACCTGGCCATGATGCCTCATATAGAACGGTCAGTCTTTCCGTGGCAGTGGGCATATTACAAACCAGGCGCAAACACCGATGTGGTTTCGCCCTGGGCGCACGCTTTTGTTGCTGCACACGACTGGATTGAGGCGAATAGCAAATGA